A genomic window from Sphingobacterium spiritivorum includes:
- a CDS encoding DUF3999 family protein, protein MKRIVSIFLGCLFAVIQVYGQQYSATLEGNKKEGYYQFKIPSGIRSVIGNDISKIRIRDNGGQEVPFVKFVYASAGDKFIPLTIVKKETIADSVTTLVIKNTKLETWTSISLRIANSNSSKRYTLTGSNDSVNWFSLSENQLLDNLVGSDQTFKDQEITFPLNNYRYLKIMIRDKGSSPINVLEVGRYESVKTAATYQPVQGVKFDMKSENKNSILHVMLPDFQIIDYVSLSVSDPKLYQRKVSVLASQLVQVKRNRWEDQLVEIGQYELSPANTHMVIPSLFVKDFYIQIENLDSPPLRIDSLSLGQTALNIVTNVAAGKQYSIVIDSAFKAPDYDLSLFKNNANDQLPVLTVSKLKSIKPGTGDIKNEAWKKTFGNILLWGGMVIAIIVICYFAIGFLKDVNKK, encoded by the coding sequence ATGAAGAGAATAGTTAGTATTTTTTTAGGCTGCCTTTTTGCAGTTATCCAGGTGTATGGCCAGCAATACAGTGCCACATTGGAAGGAAATAAAAAGGAGGGATACTATCAGTTTAAAATCCCTTCAGGTATTCGTTCTGTCATTGGTAATGATATTTCAAAAATCCGAATCAGAGATAACGGGGGGCAGGAAGTGCCGTTTGTAAAATTTGTGTATGCATCTGCAGGGGACAAATTTATACCGTTGACTATCGTCAAAAAAGAAACTATAGCGGATAGTGTGACCACTCTGGTCATCAAAAATACAAAACTGGAAACCTGGACTTCAATCTCTTTACGAATTGCAAACAGCAATAGCAGCAAGAGGTATACGCTGACAGGTAGTAATGACTCAGTAAATTGGTTCAGCCTTTCAGAGAATCAGTTGTTGGACAATCTGGTCGGATCGGATCAGACCTTTAAAGATCAGGAAATTACTTTTCCACTGAATAACTACAGATATCTGAAGATTATGATTCGGGATAAAGGTTCCAGTCCGATCAATGTGCTAGAGGTAGGACGTTATGAAAGCGTCAAAACAGCCGCCACATATCAGCCTGTTCAGGGAGTTAAATTCGATATGAAGTCAGAAAATAAAAATTCTATTCTTCATGTGATGTTGCCTGACTTTCAGATTATTGATTATGTGTCTTTGTCTGTTTCTGATCCGAAATTGTATCAACGTAAAGTATCTGTACTTGCCAGTCAGCTGGTGCAGGTGAAGCGTAACAGATGGGAGGATCAGCTTGTGGAGATCGGACAGTATGAATTGAGTCCGGCTAATACTCATATGGTAATCCCCAGTCTGTTTGTAAAGGATTTTTATATTCAGATAGAGAATCTGGATAGCCCTCCGTTGCGAATTGATAGCCTTTCTTTGGGACAAACAGCTTTAAATATTGTTACTAATGTTGCAGCAGGCAAGCAATATAGCATCGTTATAGACTCTGCTTTTAAAGCTCCGGATTATGATCTTTCTTTATTTAAGAATAATGCCAATGATCAGCTTCCGGTATTGACGGTAAGCAAGTTGAAATCAATAAAACCGGGAACCGGAGATATTAAGAATGAGGCCTGGAAAAAAACTTTTGGTAATATCCTGCTATGGGGTGGGATGGTCATCGCTATCATTGTGATATGCTATTTTGCCATTGGTTTTTTAAAAGATGTTAATAAGAAGTAA
- a CDS encoding GAF domain-containing protein: MAEDLNILTGNKAEQYKGLIPQIEALISGESNLIANLANISAALKEQFGFFWVGFYLIEGEELVLGPFQGPVACTRIKKGKGVCGAAWANEQTLIVPDVDKFPGHIACSSLSKSEIVIPVRANGKIIAVLDVDSDSLNSFDQEDALYLEKILSFITA; this comes from the coding sequence ATGGCAGAAGATCTAAATATACTCACAGGAAATAAAGCAGAACAGTACAAAGGATTAATCCCTCAGATAGAGGCTTTAATCAGTGGAGAATCTAATCTGATCGCTAATCTTGCGAATATCAGCGCTGCACTCAAAGAACAGTTTGGTTTCTTTTGGGTTGGGTTTTATCTTATCGAAGGTGAAGAATTAGTTTTAGGTCCCTTTCAGGGACCGGTAGCATGTACCCGTATAAAAAAAGGAAAAGGTGTTTGTGGAGCAGCCTGGGCAAATGAACAGACACTTATTGTCCCTGATGTAGATAAATTTCCCGGACATATCGCATGCAGCTCGCTATCCAAATCAGAAATAGTTATACCCGTACGTGCAAACGGAAAAATCATTGCTGTCCTGGATGTAGATAGCGACAGCCTGAATTCATTCGATCAGGAAGATGCCCTATATTTAGAAAAGATTCTCTCTTTTATAACTGCGTAA